ATCAAATTGATTTCACATCAATTCAAGATATGGGGGGCGAAATAAAATGAACTTAAGCAACAGCCATAAGCCACCCAAATTACTGTCTGCTGGAATACTCTTGTTAATTGTAGCTTTTAGTTTCTTAGGAGTCCTGAAAAACGCACTGACAAACAATGAAATACCGGTTCTTGATCAAGGTGCCATTGACTTGTCCAACTGGACCTCTGCTCAGCAAGGTCTGATTAACCTCAATGGCGAATGGGAGTTCTACTGGGAAAAACTGCTTACCTACGAGCATTTTCGTAACGGAACTCGCCAACCAGATTTGCTGGTTGAAGTGCCAAAAGTATGGAATAGTTATGACCTTAATGGCGAAAATCTGCCCGGCTTTGGGTATGCAACCTATAGGCTCAAGGTTAGGAATGCGTATGCTGGGCAGCAGATGGCAATCAGGATGCCTACTGTTTCTACTGCCTACAGTTTGTACATAAATGACCTCCTGATTGCTTCAAACGGCAGAGTTAGTACGAACCAAGAGAGTTATCGACCGGAATATCGCCCTGTTGCAGCCCAATTCACTGTACCATCCAGTGACTTTGATATAATTTTGCAGGTCACAAACTATTCCTATGCGCGTGGAGGTGCGTGGTACCCAGTTTATTTAGGGTCTGCTAATGATGTAGTAAGTTATGACAGGACCATAGGCTATAAAGATATGTTTTTAATCGGCGCTTTCCTTATCATGGCTCTTTACTATCTCTGTATTTACCTTATGCATATGGAGTATAGAAGCAGTTTATATTTTTCAATAATGTGCCTAATTGCAATTGCTAGGACGTCTATTTACGGAGACTATATCATTGACAGAATACTCCCCGGAGACAGCTACCATATTATTTTGATTATCGATTATTTTACCGCAATCTGGGCTCCTATAGCTCTCTTATTATTGCTGGGAGAACTTTTCCCGGATTATACTTCCGTTAAAGCAAAAAAACTATCTGTTACATACGCAATTTTAGTATCTTTGCTAGTGCACCTTTTCCCCGTTCATATTTTTACAAGCTGGGCTACTGTTATACAAGCAATCATGATAGTAATCCTGTCGTATACTTTGTTTATTGCAGTTAAGGGCTACCCCAAAATGAAAGGGGATTCGGGACTCATAATCGCTGGTGTCCTGATTATAGCCATGGGGATTGTGCACGATACCCTTTTCCATAACAATGTTATAAATCCGAGTTTTGGGGAACTTTCTTCCTTTGGGTTTCTGATATTTCTTTTCTTGCAAGCCTTCATCCTAGCCAGACGCTTTTCACAAACCTTTAATGAAGCCAGGGTTTTATCGGATAAGTTGGTTAAGCTTAATCGGCTCAAAGATGAATTCTTGGCCAATACCACGCATGAGCTGCGCACCCCCTTAAACACGATTATCAATATCGCCGATGGTATCTCCAGAGGAACCGAAGGACCAATAAATAAAAATCAACAAATAAACCTTTCCGTGATTGTTTCAAGCGGTAAGCGGCTGGCCAACCTAATCAATGATGTTCTGGATTACGAACAACTTAAAAATATGGACTTGAAAATGAATCAAACATCACTGAATCTAAAACGTGTTGTTGAAAGCGTCGTCTACGTTCTGGAAAAGCTTCATCGATCAAATAATGTGCAGCTTATTGTTGATATACCGGAGGATGTTCCAAATGTTTACGCTGATGAAAACAGGCTGCTACAAATACTTTATAATCTTATAGGCAATGCGTTAAAATTCACGGAAGCAGGGCAAATCAAGATATCTTCAGCGACGGCGGGCGATATAGTTGAAACGCGTGTTGAGGATACCGGGATAGGTATCCCACCCGACAAACAGAACGTCATTTTTGAATCTTTCCAGCAGCTAGAAGCTTCCCTGACCCGGAAACGTGTGGGAACGGGTCTGGGGCTATCTATTACCAAATACCTGGTTGAGGCCCACGGCGGGGAAATTAAGGTTAAGTCACAGGTCGGCGTTGGATCCCAGTTTACTTTTTCGCTACCCATTGCGACCGACGCTGCCGTTACCGAAAGCCTATCGCCCATTGAGAGAACTAAAGCTGAGAGTGCAGCTGCTGGATACTATGACAATAACACGCTTGAGCTGCCTTACAGGATCAAAAACAACGGCCCGCATATTATACTGGTTGATGATAACATAAATAACCTTTTGTCTTTAACCGGACTTCTCAGATTA
This DNA window, taken from Bacillota bacterium, encodes the following:
- a CDS encoding response regulator encodes the protein MNLSNSHKPPKLLSAGILLLIVAFSFLGVLKNALTNNEIPVLDQGAIDLSNWTSAQQGLINLNGEWEFYWEKLLTYEHFRNGTRQPDLLVEVPKVWNSYDLNGENLPGFGYATYRLKVRNAYAGQQMAIRMPTVSTAYSLYINDLLIASNGRVSTNQESYRPEYRPVAAQFTVPSSDFDIILQVTNYSYARGGAWYPVYLGSANDVVSYDRTIGYKDMFLIGAFLIMALYYLCIYLMHMEYRSSLYFSIMCLIAIARTSIYGDYIIDRILPGDSYHIILIIDYFTAIWAPIALLLLLGELFPDYTSVKAKKLSVTYAILVSLLVHLFPVHIFTSWATVIQAIMIVILSYTLFIAVKGYPKMKGDSGLIIAGVLIIAMGIVHDTLFHNNVINPSFGELSSFGFLIFLFLQAFILARRFSQTFNEARVLSDKLVKLNRLKDEFLANTTHELRTPLNTIINIADGISRGTEGPINKNQQINLSVIVSSGKRLANLINDVLDYEQLKNMDLKMNQTSLNLKRVVESVVYVLEKLHRSNNVQLIVDIPEDVPNVYADENRLLQILYNLIGNALKFTEAGQIKISSATAGDIVETRVEDTGIGIPPDKQNVIFESFQQLEASLTRKRVGTGLGLSITKYLVEAHGGEIKVKSQVGVGSQFTFSLPIATDAAVTESLSPIERTKAESAAAGYYDNNTLELPYRIKNNGPHIILVDDNINNLLSLTGLLRLENYSLTSVTSGEDFYREFRATGHNVSLVILDVMLPGLSGYDICREIRKTHSVSDLPVLMLTARTSINDMVMGMDAGANDYLGKPFDTEELLARVKTLIQLKQSVEKAKASELAFLQAQIKPHFLFNALNTFVSISLYDIDEARRLITEFSNYLRRSFAFNNYSQLVPLKNEIELVRTYLEIEKARFEERIEVVYHLPDNLEVKVPMLMLQPVVENALNHGILPKTEGGRIEIQITESNDAYRFKVKDNGVGIDSEKITSILRHEHTGRVGLSNINNRLLRLYGKGLQISSTPGKGTEIWWCIPLIKRGNWSENNSGTC